The following coding sequences are from one Parabacteroides pacaensis window:
- the dacB gene encoding D-alanyl-D-alanine carboxypeptidase/D-alanyl-D-alanine endopeptidase, producing MHIKKYILISLLFCQVTFLPGQESGQKALSPAIKKQATKQTEQPVKENSPVPQPVKQLLHRPFMRGAILALSVKDVSDGKELYAYQPRLEVTPASVMKMVTTAAALEILGEKYVFPTVLEYDGQIVEGVLKGNLYIKGSGDPTLGSCHVEGSQTAFLLSWLEALQWAGIKEIEGSIVSDEGCFDWEGCSWKWVNEDLGSYYGAASYGITIFDNNYKLVLSTGSAGTTPEIKKIEPKVPLVFSNHLVCSSAHSAEYYISGHPFSKERHLYGVVPVKQEAFVIRGDIPDPPLFLAEYFTDYLEEQGIVVHEAPACKRIWQKEDKWGNNERREIGTFYSPPLKRIVRIVNEVSQNLYADVLAKTLGNLYVPEKPIRSSSFEKGTEMIRHHWDTCGLDVSSLWMYDGCGLAVTDKLTADFLTDMLVYMQTKSIHKDAFYNSLPLAGKEGSVRNFLRGTKLEGKARLKSGSMSRVKSYSGYIQKGNKEYAIAIIINNYACEGREMNKAIESLLAALF from the coding sequence ATGCATATAAAAAAATACATATTAATATCTCTCCTGTTTTGCCAAGTTACTTTTTTGCCCGGACAGGAATCCGGGCAAAAAGCACTGTCACCTGCAATAAAAAAACAGGCAACAAAGCAAACAGAGCAACCGGTTAAAGAAAATTCTCCGGTTCCGCAACCGGTAAAGCAGTTATTACATAGGCCCTTTATGCGGGGAGCTATTTTGGCATTATCGGTAAAAGACGTCAGTGACGGGAAAGAGCTCTATGCTTACCAACCCCGGTTGGAGGTAACGCCCGCATCTGTAATGAAAATGGTAACTACGGCTGCTGCTTTGGAAATTTTAGGAGAGAAGTATGTTTTTCCGACAGTTTTAGAGTATGACGGTCAGATTGTAGAGGGAGTACTCAAGGGAAATTTGTACATCAAAGGGAGTGGTGACCCGACTTTGGGTTCATGTCATGTGGAAGGTTCGCAGACTGCGTTTCTTTTGTCGTGGTTAGAAGCATTGCAATGGGCAGGAATAAAAGAAATTGAAGGATCGATCGTTTCGGATGAGGGCTGTTTTGATTGGGAGGGCTGTTCTTGGAAATGGGTGAATGAAGACTTGGGTAGTTACTACGGAGCGGCCTCGTATGGGATTACGATATTCGACAATAATTATAAGTTGGTATTATCAACCGGGTCAGCCGGGACAACACCTGAAATAAAAAAAATCGAGCCTAAGGTTCCTTTGGTGTTTTCTAACCATTTGGTGTGTTCGTCCGCCCACTCGGCAGAGTATTATATTTCAGGACATCCTTTTAGTAAGGAACGGCATTTATATGGGGTCGTTCCGGTGAAACAAGAGGCATTTGTAATAAGAGGGGATATTCCGGACCCTCCTTTATTTCTTGCCGAATATTTTACTGACTATTTGGAAGAGCAGGGTATCGTGGTACACGAAGCTCCTGCGTGTAAACGTATCTGGCAGAAAGAGGATAAATGGGGAAATAACGAAAGGCGGGAAATAGGAACTTTTTATTCGCCCCCTTTAAAGCGGATTGTTCGGATTGTAAACGAGGTAAGCCAAAACTTGTATGCTGATGTTTTAGCAAAGACTTTAGGGAATCTGTATGTGCCCGAAAAACCGATCCGCAGTTCTTCTTTTGAAAAAGGTACGGAGATGATTCGCCATCACTGGGATACGTGTGGGCTGGATGTTTCTTCCCTATGGATGTACGATGGCTGCGGCCTGGCGGTAACTGATAAATTGACTGCTGATTTTCTGACCGATATGTTGGTATACATGCAAACAAAATCAATCCATAAAGATGCTTTTTATAACTCATTGCCTTTGGCCGGGAAAGAAGGCTCCGTCAGGAACTTTCTGAGAGGTACGAAGTTAGAAGGAAAAGCCCGATTAAAAAGCGGCAGCATGAGCCGGGTAAAAAGTTATAGCGGCTATATCCAAAAAGGAAACAAAGAATATGCTATTGCTATCATTATCAACAACTATGCTTGTGAGGGCAGAGAAATGAATAAAGCTATTGAAAGCTTGCTGGCTGCTTTATTTTAG
- a CDS encoding LytR/AlgR family response regulator transcription factor has translation MILSCCVIDDEPLAVNLLESYVNKTPFLRLEGKYSSAVTAMSALSSHPVDLLFLDIQMPELNGLEFSRILNPETRIIFTTAFEQYALDSYKVNALDYLLKPISYPDFLQAANKALHWYELVRKPEQSGNTLPTQEAESIFIKSEYKLVQIELKKILYVEGLKDYIKIYIEDERHPILSLMSMKAMEELLPENRFIRVHRSFIVQPEKIKVIERNRIVFGKEYIPISDSYKAKFMEFLNQHALFPKL, from the coding sequence ATGATACTTAGTTGCTGTGTAATAGATGATGAGCCTCTGGCAGTAAACTTGCTGGAAAGTTATGTAAATAAAACCCCATTTCTACGATTAGAAGGGAAATATTCAAGTGCAGTCACCGCCATGTCTGCACTCTCGTCCCACCCGGTAGATCTCTTGTTCCTGGATATCCAGATGCCGGAATTAAACGGGCTGGAATTTTCACGCATTCTAAACCCGGAAACCCGCATCATTTTTACTACTGCTTTCGAACAATATGCGCTGGATAGTTACAAAGTGAATGCATTGGATTATTTACTTAAGCCGATTAGTTATCCTGATTTCTTACAAGCCGCGAATAAAGCCTTACACTGGTACGAACTGGTCCGTAAGCCGGAACAAAGCGGGAACACACTCCCTACTCAGGAAGCGGAAAGCATCTTTATCAAGTCGGAATATAAATTAGTACAGATAGAACTGAAAAAGATTTTATATGTGGAAGGATTAAAGGATTATATCAAAATCTATATAGAAGATGAACGCCATCCTATTCTTTCCCTTATGAGCATGAAAGCAATGGAAGAGTTATTGCCCGAAAACCGTTTTATCCGGGTACATCGTTCCTTTATCGTCCAACCGGAAAAGATCAAGGTAATAGAACGTAACCGTATCGTATTCGGGAAAGAATATATTCCTATTTCGGACTCTTATAAAGCGAAGTTTATGGAGTTCCTGAACCAACATGCATTGTTCCCGAAATTATAA
- a CDS encoding TolC family protein yields the protein MKRYFILLTLGLVFSSGLVKAQEPQEKWDLNTCINYALEHNIQVKKSKVALLESQESTKEAKAQLFPSLSASVTQGFVNYLSTGAISNNSYSGNYSVTANLKLFDGGQRVQSIKQQELQDNVQEFGIQQNENDIEIALTQNYLQILYAYEAVKINENTLQVSDEQRKRGLELYKAGAIAQSDYAQLEAQYSSDKYQLVVAQTNLANYKLALKQLLELDITQDIDVVIPQLNESDILVPLPDKESVYRTSLAVMPEIKSSELNISIAELQTKKAKGTYWPTISLNAGIGTGHLSGTDYSYGSQMWDKFNESIGLTVSVPIFTNRANKTALNQAKLQVITSQLEHLNAQKELLKTVEGIYLDATSAQTQFLSASEKLKSVEESYKLINEQFSLGMKNTLELLTEKNNLLIAQQEVLQSKYMAVLNVQLLNFYQDKPIVLKY from the coding sequence ATGAAGAGATACTTTATTTTACTAACCTTAGGGCTAGTGTTTTCGTCGGGGCTGGTAAAAGCTCAGGAGCCTCAAGAAAAATGGGACTTAAACACTTGCATCAACTATGCGCTGGAACATAATATCCAAGTAAAGAAGAGTAAAGTTGCTTTATTGGAAAGCCAGGAAAGCACAAAAGAAGCAAAGGCTCAATTGTTTCCTTCGCTTAGTGCTTCGGTGACACAGGGATTTGTAAATTATCTTTCTACGGGGGCGATCAGCAATAATTCTTATTCTGGCAATTACAGTGTAACAGCCAATTTGAAGCTTTTTGACGGTGGCCAGCGGGTGCAAAGTATCAAACAGCAAGAACTGCAAGATAATGTACAAGAGTTCGGTATCCAACAAAATGAGAATGACATAGAGATCGCTCTTACCCAAAATTACCTGCAAATCCTGTATGCCTATGAAGCTGTAAAAATTAACGAAAATACACTGCAAGTATCCGACGAACAACGCAAACGAGGCCTAGAACTTTATAAAGCCGGAGCGATTGCCCAAAGTGACTATGCACAACTGGAAGCCCAGTACAGTTCGGATAAATACCAGTTGGTAGTGGCACAAACTAACCTGGCAAATTATAAATTGGCTCTTAAACAATTGTTGGAGCTGGATATTACTCAGGATATCGACGTGGTGATTCCTCAATTAAACGAATCGGATATACTGGTCCCGTTACCCGATAAAGAGAGTGTTTACCGTACCTCTCTTGCCGTAATGCCAGAAATTAAAAGCAGCGAGTTAAACATTAGTATTGCCGAATTGCAAACAAAGAAAGCGAAAGGAACTTATTGGCCTACCATTTCGTTGAATGCCGGAATCGGCACAGGGCATCTTTCCGGTACGGATTATAGTTACGGGAGCCAGATGTGGGATAAGTTTAACGAAAGTATCGGTCTGACGGTAAGTGTTCCTATTTTTACGAACCGGGCAAATAAGACGGCTTTAAATCAAGCAAAACTACAAGTCATCACCAGCCAGTTAGAACACCTTAATGCGCAGAAGGAGCTGCTTAAGACCGTAGAGGGGATTTACCTGGATGCGACTTCGGCTCAAACTCAATTTCTTTCTGCATCCGAGAAGTTGAAATCAGTGGAAGAAAGTTATAAGTTAATTAACGAACAATTCTCTCTCGGAATGAAAAACACATTGGAATTGCTTACGGAAAAAAATAATTTGCTTATTGCGCAACAAGAGGTGCTTCAAAGCAAATATATGGCGGTACTGAATGTTCAGTTACTCAATTTCTATCAGGATAAGCCCATCGTATTAAAGTACTAA
- the yaaA gene encoding peroxide stress protein YaaA: MLILLSCAKTMAQASPINVPAATVPQFAGKSAEIALQMSQFPVEDLKRLLNVNLKIARQNYQRFQDFHSEDNLPLPAILAYTGIVFKRLKPKDFTEEDFLYAQDHLRLTSFCYGLLRPLDLIKNYRIEGDIRLPEYGSMTLFDYWKPLLTDVFISTIKAQGNLLINLASNEMKQLFDWKKVEREVRIVTPEFQVERNGKLTTIVIYTKMCRGEMTRYLLKNRFSTPENLKNFTFEGFAFRPELSDENNYKFTIRE; the protein is encoded by the coding sequence ATGCTTATACTCCTTTCTTGTGCCAAAACAATGGCTCAGGCTTCCCCAATAAATGTTCCTGCCGCAACTGTTCCCCAGTTTGCCGGGAAATCAGCGGAAATTGCTTTACAGATGTCCCAATTTCCAGTAGAAGACTTAAAGCGGCTATTAAATGTGAATCTTAAAATAGCCCGGCAGAATTATCAGCGTTTTCAAGATTTCCATTCGGAAGATAATCTTCCCTTACCGGCGATTTTGGCTTACACGGGCATTGTTTTCAAGCGTCTGAAACCCAAAGATTTTACAGAAGAAGACTTTTTATATGCCCAAGATCATCTCCGACTGACTTCTTTTTGTTACGGACTGCTTCGTCCGCTCGATTTGATAAAGAATTACAGGATAGAGGGTGATATCCGTTTACCTGAATATGGCAGTATGACTCTTTTTGATTATTGGAAACCTTTGTTGACTGATGTATTTATTTCTACTATAAAGGCACAGGGCAACCTCTTAATAAATTTGGCAAGTAACGAAATGAAACAGCTTTTCGACTGGAAAAAGGTGGAACGTGAAGTTCGAATAGTAACCCCGGAATTTCAGGTAGAAAGAAACGGCAAGTTGACTACCATCGTTATTTATACCAAAATGTGCCGGGGTGAAATGACGCGTTATCTGTTAAAGAACCGTTTCTCTACACCGGAAAATCTAAAAAACTTTACTTTCGAAGGTTTTGCTTTCCGTCCGGAACTAAGCGATGAGAATAATTACAAGTTTACTATTCGTGAATAA
- a CDS encoding efflux RND transporter periplasmic adaptor subunit: MNKKILTGIVLVVVVVAGAYFIFGSSSKPSMQLETAQVSYNSINNMVTATGTVEPITEVEVGTQVSGIIDKLYVDYNDQVKAGQLIAEMDKINLQAELESAQAQLESSKTEFEYQQKNYARNKVLFEKKLISDSDYETATYTYEKAKNAYDQNKAAMVKVRRNLEYATITSPIDGVVINRAVEEGQTVAAGFETPTLFTIANDLKKMRVIADVDEADIGQVEEGQRVTFTVDAYPNDVFEGKVTQVRLEATTESNVVTYEVVINAPNEELKLKPGLTANVTIYTLERNHILAVPTKAFRFVPDAEALTALGITVAESQPQAVSGKKVIWQQNGNVLEPKLIGVGTTNGSITEVTEGLREGDPVITGMESALANIKTEKGQTEQSPFMPKPPGSDKKKK, from the coding sequence ATGAACAAGAAAATTTTAACAGGCATTGTCCTAGTGGTAGTAGTGGTTGCAGGAGCTTACTTCATTTTCGGTTCCTCTTCGAAGCCTTCTATGCAACTGGAAACTGCGCAAGTATCCTACAACTCCATTAATAACATGGTTACGGCAACCGGAACGGTAGAACCGATTACCGAAGTGGAAGTAGGTACGCAAGTATCCGGCATTATCGACAAATTGTATGTAGATTATAACGATCAGGTAAAAGCCGGCCAGTTAATCGCCGAAATGGATAAAATCAATCTTCAAGCAGAACTGGAATCCGCACAGGCACAACTGGAAAGCAGCAAAACCGAGTTCGAGTATCAGCAAAAGAATTACGCTCGTAACAAGGTACTGTTCGAAAAGAAGCTAATTAGCGATTCAGACTACGAAACGGCTACTTATACCTATGAAAAAGCAAAGAATGCTTACGACCAGAATAAAGCAGCCATGGTAAAAGTCCGCCGCAATCTGGAATATGCCACCATTACGAGTCCCATTGATGGGGTAGTGATTAACCGCGCGGTGGAAGAAGGCCAGACGGTTGCTGCCGGATTCGAGACCCCTACCCTTTTCACAATCGCCAACGACTTGAAAAAAATGCGTGTCATTGCAGATGTGGACGAAGCAGATATAGGCCAGGTAGAAGAAGGCCAACGGGTTACTTTTACCGTAGATGCTTATCCGAACGATGTCTTCGAGGGAAAGGTCACGCAAGTACGCCTGGAAGCGACTACCGAATCGAACGTGGTAACGTATGAAGTGGTAATCAATGCGCCAAACGAGGAATTGAAGCTAAAGCCGGGCCTGACAGCGAATGTCACCATCTACACACTGGAACGGAACCATATCCTGGCCGTCCCTACCAAAGCTTTCCGTTTTGTACCTGATGCGGAAGCATTAACGGCCCTTGGCATTACAGTGGCAGAAAGCCAGCCCCAGGCCGTATCCGGGAAGAAAGTAATCTGGCAACAAAACGGGAACGTACTGGAACCGAAGCTGATAGGCGTAGGAACCACCAACGGCAGCATCACAGAAGTAACAGAAGGCCTTCGGGAAGGAGATCCAGTAATTACCGGCATGGAATCAGCCTTGGCAAATATAAAAACAGAGAAGGGCCAGACCGAGCAGAGTCCTTTTATGCCTAAGCCACCGGGATCAGACAAAAAGAAAAAATAA
- a CDS encoding DUF3843 family protein, with translation MKKKIYPKEWLEIHPYKQTTECDYYYTSIANDIYEILDNIATIFPSDDEVRLTSCCLAAWFEDVISQTGIWTTFTAECKRLYNSYLPFYSLDDNYYPDEINPEDVRFLLWFYLQQDRDQMILDPENPGLQEVADVIFQLFESEYETAPENDQLKDFFSANHSYNHFSDYRSFLKWFHYDCYLNVYNRQAIQKYDEEILETDSPEYHPILLYDFHINFCFTGRNCLLAYSSPEWLALILKNHPHADYFKNIKSKERSYYLFNKEDDRFVYMTDLLEDKPLRIEKASLDKKQKWEPGESVVLWSLVYYDNEWWENGMLAIAPLQQASKIIEELKQGKEKLKRANQDYQHFMKVAEGKQFMYFHSKEDLKSFCREKLEDTLDTISLLANNAPNKPILLTAIPHKGLAVLFKLLECIKDPDNPFYDPEKAKKEALAFYTVPGVCPYEIVYYLKECNMLPDAGLESAKGKEWGQQFLNEHWDFLTRYFLKQSPEKDLRCCVSNGILIEKPAL, from the coding sequence ATGAAAAAGAAAATCTACCCGAAAGAATGGCTTGAAATTCATCCTTATAAGCAAACTACCGAATGTGACTATTATTATACGTCTATTGCTAACGATATCTACGAAATACTAGACAACATTGCTACTATCTTTCCCTCCGACGACGAAGTCAGGCTTACCAGTTGCTGTCTGGCTGCCTGGTTTGAAGACGTGATTTCCCAAACCGGAATATGGACTACGTTTACTGCCGAATGTAAAAGGCTATACAATAGTTATCTTCCGTTTTATTCTTTGGATGATAATTATTATCCGGACGAAATTAACCCAGAAGACGTTCGTTTTCTTCTCTGGTTTTACCTCCAACAAGACAGGGATCAAATGATATTAGATCCTGAAAATCCCGGACTACAAGAGGTTGCAGATGTTATCTTCCAATTGTTTGAAAGCGAATATGAAACAGCTCCGGAAAACGATCAGCTCAAAGATTTTTTTAGTGCTAACCACTCCTACAACCATTTTTCTGACTACCGATCCTTTCTGAAATGGTTTCACTATGATTGTTATCTGAATGTTTATAACCGCCAAGCAATTCAGAAGTATGACGAAGAAATACTAGAAACAGATTCTCCGGAATATCATCCCATACTCTTATATGATTTTCATATCAATTTCTGTTTTACGGGACGTAACTGTTTGCTTGCTTATTCTTCGCCGGAATGGCTTGCATTAATATTGAAGAATCATCCTCATGCCGATTACTTTAAGAATATAAAATCAAAGGAACGTTCTTATTATTTGTTTAATAAGGAAGACGACCGGTTTGTTTACATGACAGATCTTTTGGAGGACAAACCTCTGCGAATAGAAAAAGCATCTTTAGACAAGAAGCAAAAATGGGAACCTGGTGAGTCTGTCGTCCTTTGGTCATTGGTTTATTACGACAACGAATGGTGGGAAAACGGGATGTTGGCGATTGCACCGCTTCAACAAGCTTCCAAAATTATTGAAGAATTAAAGCAGGGAAAGGAAAAACTAAAAAGAGCCAATCAAGATTACCAGCATTTCATGAAAGTTGCAGAAGGAAAACAATTTATGTATTTCCATTCGAAAGAAGATTTAAAGAGTTTTTGCCGGGAAAAACTTGAAGATACCTTGGACACAATTTCTTTACTGGCGAATAATGCCCCAAATAAACCTATTTTGCTTACTGCTATTCCTCATAAAGGATTGGCCGTACTGTTCAAATTACTGGAGTGTATAAAAGATCCTGATAATCCTTTTTATGATCCGGAAAAAGCAAAAAAAGAAGCTTTGGCTTTCTACACGGTTCCCGGAGTATGTCCTTATGAAATTGTCTATTATTTGAAAGAATGTAATATGCTACCGGATGCAGGCTTGGAAAGCGCGAAAGGAAAAGAATGGGGACAGCAATTTTTAAATGAACACTGGGACTTTCTTACTCGTTATTTTCTAAAGCAATCTCCGGAAAAAGATTTAAGGTGTTGTGTCTCTAACGGCATTTTAATTGAAAAACCTGCGTTATAG
- a CDS encoding sensor histidine kinase has protein sequence MNPENNKKPVAGIVHAVAWAVLFGMPFFFTGREQSVTIESYLRFVIVPLSFMVVFYINYFFLIEKYLFIRHTGNYLLSNILLIAAVMFGVHLLMHFLPHPASEMARPAPSLQDSIRFFTVNAFLYSLVAGLSVAIKMTGGWYKVETERKELEKSNFEAELKNLKSQLNPHFLFNTLNNIYSLIAFSPEKAQQAVHDLSKLLRYVLYDNNQHFVPLGKEIDFIRNYVDLMRLRLPEQVEVKVSLPEEGYEGILIAPLLFISLIENAFKHGVSNSKPSFIHISIHVEEGEKISCTIQNSYFPKDNQDKSGSGIGLVNLQKRLELLYPEHYTLRCERVDDTYLSGLVLNLKTKQS, from the coding sequence ATGAATCCAGAAAATAACAAGAAACCGGTAGCAGGCATTGTCCACGCCGTAGCGTGGGCCGTTCTTTTCGGCATGCCCTTTTTCTTTACCGGGCGCGAGCAAAGTGTAACCATCGAAAGCTATTTACGCTTCGTGATCGTACCACTCTCGTTCATGGTGGTATTCTATATAAATTATTTCTTCCTGATAGAGAAATACCTTTTCATTCGTCATACGGGAAACTACTTGTTGAGTAATATATTGCTCATCGCTGCCGTTATGTTCGGGGTACACCTGTTGATGCATTTCCTTCCGCATCCCGCGTCCGAGATGGCACGTCCGGCTCCGTCCCTACAAGATTCTATCCGGTTTTTTACCGTAAACGCTTTCCTATACTCACTTGTGGCGGGGCTAAGCGTCGCTATTAAAATGACCGGCGGGTGGTATAAAGTGGAAACCGAAAGAAAAGAACTGGAGAAAAGTAATTTCGAAGCAGAATTAAAAAACCTGAAAAGCCAGCTTAACCCGCATTTCCTGTTCAACACATTGAATAATATCTATTCCCTTATTGCATTCAGCCCGGAAAAAGCCCAGCAAGCTGTGCACGACTTGAGTAAACTGCTCCGGTATGTACTCTACGATAATAACCAGCACTTCGTACCGCTAGGGAAAGAAATAGATTTTATCCGTAACTACGTGGATTTGATGCGCCTCCGGCTACCGGAACAGGTGGAAGTGAAAGTAAGCCTTCCGGAAGAAGGGTACGAAGGGATATTGATTGCTCCTCTCCTCTTTATTTCCTTGATAGAAAATGCTTTTAAACATGGGGTAAGTAACAGTAAGCCCTCGTTCATTCATATCTCTATCCATGTAGAAGAAGGAGAAAAAATAAGTTGTACGATTCAAAACAGTTATTTCCCGAAAGATAACCAAGATAAAAGCGGATCGGGCATCGGGTTGGTAAATTTGCAGAAAAGGCTCGAACTTCTTTACCCGGAACATTATACGCTGCGTTGTGAACGGGTAGACGATACTTATTTGTCCGGATTAGTATTAAATCTAAAAACCAAACAGTCATGA
- a CDS encoding ABC transporter ATP-binding protein, which yields MNEKAIIQLDNIKREFIVGEETVRALRGVSFSIYPGEFVTIMGTSGSGKSTLLNTLGCLDTPTTGEYYLDGISVRKMGKNSRATLRNRKIGFVFQSYNLLPKTTAIENVELPLMYNPSVSAAERKEKAIRALQAVGLGDRLNHKSNQMSGGQQQRVAIARALVNDPVIILADEATGNLDTRTSYEILVLFQELHAKGRTIIFVTHNPEISQYSSRNIVLKDGHVTEDKQNAHILSAAEALAKLPVEE from the coding sequence ATGAACGAAAAAGCAATCATACAGTTAGACAACATAAAGCGTGAATTTATTGTGGGAGAAGAGACGGTACGTGCCCTGCGGGGCGTATCGTTCTCTATCTACCCCGGTGAATTCGTAACCATTATGGGAACCAGCGGTTCCGGCAAATCTACTTTGCTGAATACGTTGGGATGCCTGGATACCCCTACAACCGGCGAATATTACCTGGACGGCATCTCGGTTCGTAAAATGGGAAAAAATTCCCGCGCTACATTGCGTAACAGGAAAATCGGATTTGTTTTCCAAAGTTATAACTTGTTACCTAAAACAACAGCTATCGAAAACGTAGAATTGCCTTTAATGTACAACCCGTCGGTTTCTGCAGCTGAACGCAAAGAGAAAGCGATCCGTGCCTTACAAGCCGTAGGGTTAGGCGACCGGTTGAACCATAAATCCAACCAAATGTCGGGAGGCCAGCAACAACGGGTTGCTATTGCCCGTGCCTTGGTAAACGACCCAGTTATCATCCTGGCAGATGAAGCGACGGGAAACTTGGATACCCGTACTTCCTACGAGATATTGGTTCTTTTCCAAGAACTGCATGCGAAAGGGCGTACAATTATTTTCGTTACTCACAATCCGGAAATTTCCCAATATAGCAGCCGCAATATTGTGTTGAAAGACGGACATGTTACCGAAGATAAACAAAACGCCCATATTCTCTCGGCTGCAGAGGCATTAGCTAAGCTCCCGGTAGAAGAGTAA
- a CDS encoding ABC transporter permease yields the protein MNGTNLFKIALRALSNNKLRGFLTMLGIIIGVASVITMLAIGQGSKKSIQSQISEMGSNMIMVHPGADVRGGVRQDASSMETLKLADYEAIANNTRYISACSPSVSSNGQVIYGANNYPSSIYGVNEDYMDIRKYSVAQGEMFTPQDIISSAKVCVIGKTIVDNIFTNGEDPVGKIIRFNKIPFKVIGVLTSKGYNSMGMDQDDLIIAPYTTIQKRVLAITYLQGIYASALKEEYTEAAIDEISEILRQNHKLQSNDDDDFTIRSQEELSKMLNSTTDMMTILLACVAGISLLVGGIGIMNIMYVSVTERTREIGLRMSIGAKGRDILAQFLIEAILISVTGGLIGVIFGTGTSLIVNKLFMFPIYIQMWSVILSFAVCTVTGIFFGWYPAQKASDLDPIEAIRYE from the coding sequence ATGAACGGTACAAATCTTTTTAAAATAGCACTCCGGGCCCTAAGTAACAACAAACTGAGAGGCTTCCTCACCATGTTGGGAATCATTATCGGAGTAGCTTCGGTCATCACCATGCTTGCCATCGGGCAAGGCTCCAAAAAAAGTATCCAGTCGCAAATCAGCGAAATGGGTTCCAACATGATTATGGTCCATCCGGGTGCAGACGTGCGCGGAGGCGTGCGCCAAGATGCTTCCAGCATGGAAACTCTCAAACTGGCCGATTATGAAGCAATTGCCAACAATACCCGTTACATCAGTGCATGTTCCCCTTCAGTAAGCAGTAACGGACAGGTAATTTACGGGGCAAACAATTATCCCTCCAGCATTTACGGGGTAAACGAAGATTATATGGATATCCGCAAATATTCGGTAGCACAAGGAGAAATGTTTACCCCACAAGATATTATTTCTTCTGCAAAAGTCTGTGTAATCGGCAAAACCATCGTGGATAATATCTTTACCAACGGAGAAGACCCGGTAGGTAAAATTATCCGTTTTAACAAGATCCCTTTCAAAGTAATAGGCGTACTGACTTCCAAAGGATACAACAGTATGGGGATGGACCAGGACGATTTGATTATCGCTCCTTACACCACCATCCAGAAACGGGTACTCGCCATCACCTACCTGCAAGGCATTTATGCTTCAGCCTTGAAAGAAGAGTATACCGAAGCTGCCATCGATGAAATCTCCGAAATACTGCGGCAAAATCATAAACTACAGTCAAACGACGACGATGATTTTACCATCCGTTCGCAGGAAGAGCTTAGTAAAATGCTCAATTCCACCACGGATATGATGACTATCTTATTAGCCTGCGTAGCCGGTATCTCCCTGCTGGTAGGCGGAATCGGCATTATGAACATCATGTATGTCTCGGTAACGGAACGTACCCGGGAAATCGGCCTGCGTATGAGTATTGGTGCCAAAGGAAGGGATATCCTGGCACAATTCCTGATAGAAGCTATCCTGATCAGTGTTACCGGCGGTCTTATCGGGGTAATATTCGGAACCGGCACTTCGCTGATTGTTAACAAGCTATTCATGTTTCCTATCTATATACAGATGTGGTCTGTCATTCTCTCCTTTGCCGTATGTACCGTAACCGGCATATTCTTCGGATGGTATCCGGCACAAAAAGCATCAGATTTGGATCCTATAGAAGCAATCCGCTACGAATAA